TTTAAGTAGTTCTGTTTAAAACCAATGCAAGCGTCAGCCAGGAAAGCAGCTGGGGTAAGGTAAAGGCTTGTGGTAGCGTTGGAATTTCAGTATGCGTTTTGCAATTGGCGAGTGGTAAAAGTTAGCAAAACTTGCCATTGTAGTATCTAAAAAGCTGAGAAACTACAGTTATGATAAGGAAATACATCCATCAGGGATCAAAGACAGCCCTTACTATTACCTTGTCAtggttgatttttatttccagcattgagaggggaaaaaagacacaGGGAATGCTTTCCACCTACCCCCGCTCAAGACacaagatgacaaaaaaagaTACTTATGATCTATTTGGTAATACTAAATACTGAAGATTGCAAATGACTAAGTACCATGCAAAGTGAATTTCAGTGGAGTTTCCTTGCGAAGAAACATTACCATAAGGACCATTACATAAGCAATCAACACAGTACACAGGAAATATTTAACATGTCATCATATTACACAATCCTTGGATAGTCAAAATTAGCAAGACTTATAATTGTTACTGAGGCTGTAGTTCTAACTTACTTATGGGGGAAGAATCTGACCTTACAGctcttatttctttttgcaaggGGTTAAcagctgttgaaaaaaaaaaaaaaaaggatgcaggTTATACACCATGCTACCCAAAACAAAATAGAGCAAGATGTTGTAAAACAGTTAGGGaagcattctttttattttgtcataaaaTAACATTGTTTAGAGGTCAAATGTGAGAgatcgtctttttttttttcttccgaCATTAAGCCAGCCACAACTGAGAAAGGTGTTCACCTGTCTTTCTGTAAATTTAAACTTAAGTAAATTAAATTCTCTAAATAAGCAATTTAATTACGTCACGCAGTAAATGTCTTGCTCCTTTGGTCAGAGATAGTGAATGAAGACTTCAAATACTTgtaatttttaaactttaaaaaccCAATATACATCCTTAACCAAGGAGTACTTATGTTACACACAAGCCATAGATACAAAATACACAGTATATACATGTTCTGAAACAAATTGGAATTTATAAAAACTCAACAGCCAAATCAAAGTAATTGAGGCACTAAATTAAAAGTAGTATCTTCATGTCTTGATTATACAGGCTCTTCTGTGAACAAATCAGGACTGttccataaatatatatattatctacAGAATTTGCTGTGCCAAAAAAGCCAGCTGTGTTTAagctcaaaagaaaaattgcactTGGAGATTGTTACAGTtaacttctctttcttctcctcaaATATAGTAATCTGGTCCTAGTGCTTTTGGCACAGGTACGGAGTTGTATTTTTGCTACACTTTCTTATAAAACAGaagattcttttattttgttcattaaaatcTGAAGAGTCTTAAACAAACCTAGAACTTTAATACAAATCTATATAGCTACAATTACTTCATTAAATAATATACACAAATATGCTCTTCAATCTTAAAACATCTTGACAACTGGATACAAAACAGTCACTTGTATTATCTCCAGCCTCCTTAATCTTACGCATTCAGTCTGCAAGTGACTAAAACATGGGTTTTGGCCACATCTTTCACTAGATCACACCCCAGTGTACAAGGAcaggaaataaatgtataataAAAAGATTGGATAAATTAGAAGGGGTTTCTTGGTCTTGAATTCTTCACCGACTAGTAAGGATGCAGCACTGTATGCAGCCCAGAATACTCCgaacaactgaaaaagaaaatgaacagtcTTAGCTAACACCATGAGAAAATCACTCTAAATACCAcgataaagaaaaaaaagcaggtctTTTCAATATAATTAGAATGAAACATACAAGTttaggtggggaaaaaaaagcttcacaaAAATCCTTCTGTCCCCACACAGAGGAGAATATACTATGTATATCCATTCAAGTCTAAGGAAGTATTTAAGAGAGGCATGTTATTTTactttgacttcttttttttaactgaggCAAGCAGCTAAGGATCTATGGTAAGCTTTTTGTAATGGAAGATGATACCATAATGCAAGCTGTAAGCTTCTCCAACTCAAAACccgctatttttatttttttaagaaaagagacAAGCAGTATATTTGACTTTCTCCTGTGATACATACCAGAGGgttaaattaccttttttttttttacttctggtTTTACTTTAATTATAGTGCTCCCACCTCAAGGTAACAAACTCACCTTTCCATTCATTTCAGATACAATGAGAAGTCAGATACATTGAGAAGTCTCCCAAAAATATAATCCATAGCAAAAACTTCATTGCTTCTTCAGTTAATAACTAACTAGTTTAAAGGACTAGTAGAAAGTATCATTACATGTAAATACTATGTTACATGAAGTTAGTAcacatacttttttaaaaaaaagtctttaggTCAGTGAACTTGACTCAAGCCTCGAGCTAATGAGGTTACAGCAAAAAGTAATTAGACATCTATTATCCTCAGGCAGCAACttgaaaattaatggaaaaggaaaaaatacttaaaaccGAATGAGAACAAAGCCGTGAATCTCCTGCATACAGCAAGACCGAAGTTCTGTTCAGGAGGAGGCAGACAATAGGatctcagcaaaaaaaaattcttccatgCTTCTGTCAGAGTAGCTCAAGTTGGTTGAGGGATTATGCGACTGGTTCAACTGTCATTGCTGAAGACAACACAAAACCTGCACACTGCCTAAACTGGGACAGTGGAGATGGATCACGACCAAATTCTCTAAGATACTTTAGGAAAATTGCAGCAATGAAACCAATCAAGGTGCATTACTCAGCTAGTTTACTTTGCTGGCtgcaattggaaaaaaaagtgactggAACTGAAATCTCACTTGCAGTTCCCCAACTTTAAGACTGGGGAGTATTTCCCCAAGCACAGAGCTCCTACGCCACAGGAAGCAGTACGTGTCACAGCACAGGCAGTTTTGACTATATGCAGCTTGTCCTGCCTTTTCCCACTAATGATCCAAAGGTAAGAACCTTTCACAGATTTGCCCTGAAGTTAATGTAAGACTGCTAACAGTAATCAGGTAACAGAGGTTTCatgtaacttaaaaataaatacaagttaaTATTAGTTAACTGCCAGGTTAATAATTTGCTTTCTGAATGTATCACTTAATAGTAATTGCAAGTTAACAAATCACAAACACAGCTATTATTCTTGTTTATCATAGAGTTTAGCTGTATTTCAATTATATTGTAAACCAGCAAGCCAACAGGACAGAAATTAATCAAATCAGCATAACAAGAACTCAGAAAGCGTACAGCTTAGCCAGTAAGTGTTCTCAGTCAACCTTCCAGAAGTTTAGCAATAACTTCACAGGCTACCTAGAAGGTTGTATGAAGTGTTCAAGAACATTATGCACTTCCAGGATCTATTGGGGAACACTGCTAGTTTCACTGAAGGTGTCCGACAGCAGGTGGTATCAGGCAACCTACTGCTTTGTGGCCCATGTCCCACATCTGTAGAGTCAGAGGAAATGTTCACCTTCTCTGCAAAGGATATTGAGAGATTTGTACTGCTACCGTTATGGGAAGGCCTCAGAACAATGGCTAACATCATACTCATGCTGCAGTGACTAAAAATAAACCAGATAACGAGGGAAAGGATTGAACAGCTTACTTTCAGATTCTTCATTTTGATGTTTAATTACACATCTGCATCTAAAGCAATAGCCGTAGTTACTTTTTAATGCAACTAATATAACTCAGCAGAATACTTAAATAGAAGCTAACCTGATAACAAGTATTTCTGTATCCCCCTGGGGACTGTATATTCTCCAAGTACTCAAAAGAAacattgaaaacagaatttgcttAGCAGTCATATCCACTGTGTTAACCAAAAGAATCAGAGTTCAAGTTGTACTTATATTTTGACACGTTGCATTGTCCTGTAGGGATTAATACTTCAAGTGTTAGGAAAGTTACTTAGAGTAACTGTAAACAAATTCTCAATAGATGTTACCAAACTTACTTTTATTAGGGTAGAAACCACTTCAAATGATCCAACCACCAAAAGTACGGGTGCTATGACAATGAGGGGAAGTAGAGAATATCCTATCACACCAAGAACTTGGCCATAAGCAACCTGAAATTTTCAAGCACATAAAAAACAGACTTTGTAGTACAAAATCTTTGTCACCAAGCAATTTCATCATGTTATAAAAGTATGAGTAACTATAATAATGTGTTGTGTATTCATGAAATTTCTGGTAAAGAAAATTTGCTAGCatgaaaattctttttctatACTATTCCCTATAATTCTGTAGTTAATCATTCAATTCCttagaaaaatgtctttatttaaaaaaaacaaaaattaatgacatttttaacaCTTGCATAGGAAACATTTACACAAAAAAACATGAGGGATGGGTAGAGTTACATATTTTCATGTCCCACCTTAAGTGGTTCACAACTGCCACTCCATGGAGTGTGCAAATGAAACCTAGGAGCACAGAACTAGAACAGACCTCTCAGTCATCAATCGTAGACCTGGCTGTCACAGGCAGCAAAGAAATGACCTCCTGCATTAAGATATTAATATATCAATTTCAAAAGTACTTACGTGCTTTCACCATTAGCAGAAGACCTAGAACCCGGTCTCTTTAAGATACAGAAATCTTCTGATTTCCAGCTTAAATGTATCGTGACTGATTATCTTAAACAGACTAGTTCAAAGTACTTCCATAGATGCTTTTAGTTTCGTTATTAAATGGATATTAAAGTGTCTGATTTTCCCCTACTACAGTTGGAAATATCCCTTGGCCCAGCTGGGCTTCTTCAGTTTAACTTTGCTTGAAAGACAGTTACTTGTTTTGCCTATCTCTTGCAACAGCTGATCCTTCACAGTGAACTCTGCAGCTCTGTACTGATCCCTCTCCCCCTTCTCACCGGTTTATACATTCTGATCATTTCACATTTTGAGCCACAAAATGTACTGACTTAAGGGTATCTGAATTATGCTGGCAAAGGTACCTTGCAATCACATTTATAAAAGTACTCCTCTTATAAGAGGATCCAATCAGTTTTAAGCTGCAGAGCCATTTTAAGAAGTTTCTATCCTCCTGACTCTTCCACTGCAGCAGTTTGCGGGCCTAGCCTTAAgtcattttctgttgttcacACCTGAATCACTCAGTGACTCAGTTTATAAACACCGCTCACTCACACAGCCATGCCAGCCCTGCTGATGCAAGCGGCTGGAGGCAGGGATGTAGGCCAGAACCTCAATTGGCTTCACAGCTGAAAAACACGCACTGACTTTCATCCTTTAATGGGTCTGAACTGCATAAGGCCGaggatgaaaacaaacactggTGGGTGCTCTGTACAAGGCTGCTATACAACTGCTGTCAGCCCaattaaaaaagtgaaataaagggCAATGcgaggaaggagaaagggccCCATTTAGCTCAGCGACCAAAAAATTGAAAGCATTTGTCCTCAAGAGAGGACTTTAGCTCTGGATCACAGGCACCTGTACCAATCTCCAGGATTTGCAGCATGAATTTCTAGATTTTTTACCACATCCAGCATTCCATGCACTGCACAGGAGTAGCTGACCACCTCTGCATTTTAGATTCTACTTCTGGAGGCCAGGAACCTGAAAGGTACACATTAAGGTTCTCAACCGCATCCATTCTTAGCTGGCTACAACGTCCAAAGCCAAgcaccaagaaaacaaaaaaactactgaaaaatGTAGTCAAGAGACTTTAATTACCTCCTTCTACCTCCTTTTCACATACAGGTACTTACCTCTCCTCCAAGAACCCTGGCCAGTAAAAATATTGTCAAGGATCCAAATATCCAAATAGTTATAATCCAAGAAACAAccttaaaagagaaagaacaattcatttctaatatttttcactgtgagAAAGGATAACTCATATTAATCATTTTCACTGCGCTCAAGAATTTCATCATACaaaaatgaattctgaattGCAGCAAGAACAGTTTTACTCAGTATTACAGCAAAGCTTGAGAATAAAATTCAGAACTTACATTTACAAAATCACAGTAATGGCAAATTCATGCAAATGGAAAGCTCAAACAGTATTTCCTATGTATTATAATATTGCATCAGAGTAGGAAGAAATTAGTTAAATGTAAAGCTAAGATCACCCTAGATAAACATCTTCACATCCTCATATTCCAAAAAGTTGgctgtttttaaaagtcataGCCAACCAATGCAAGGGGTAAGGATTCTCCTTCTTTCATCCacaaaacacaattttattCCTTACTCAATCTGAGAACACTCAGAAGAAATAAGCCTTTAATTCTTGGTAGAACTTTACGATGAGATAGAAGAAGCAGACCCGAAGTCCTGGGAAGGagtctgtaattatttttcgTGCTTCTTTCATTGCTCTCTTCTTTAACGGAGTAAGCTGGAGAATGGTTTTAAGATTCTTTAACAGAACCTTCAAAGTAACGTAGCTGTTCTTGCAGGTGAGCTACTAGGAGGATTAGAAGTGAAGCTCTCTCTTTTGAAATACGTTTTTAGAAGGAAACATCAATCTCAGTCCACTCTTTGTATTTCCAACTGttgcacttaaaaataaattcacccCCTATTCAATTCTTCTGTCAATCTGGAACTTTtaaataagtggaaaaaattGAATTGAGTACTAACCTTATTTAGAACAGATAAAAATCATAGCACTTCAAAAAATAGGTAAATAACATTATGCTATTTGTGAAAATAGCACATGGCCTCCTTTTACATCCTGCTTTCCTCCACTGTCTAAAAGAAGAGAACCAGATTAAAGTCTTAGAGCAGGATCACTCATCCCTCCAgcttacaggccaccattcAGCTCGTCTGGCCTCGCTGCTGTCATTCATCCTGTTGCTAGCTGCCAGCTTTCCCTCCTACCACAAGTACAGCACTCTAACATCCACATGGTAAAAATCACTGTTCCTAACAAACATTAGGCCAATTGTTCACGTACAGAAGATACACAAACTACAGCAGAGAATTGATATGTCACGGGATCGAGGAATGGTCCTTGCTTTGTCTGACAGACAGCTACGTGGCCCACCCAGAAGACCTGAATACTACAGGGTTTAGTCTACTCATTTCACATCTCACAGAAACAAGATACTGACAGCAAACTCTCAGTCAGCATTTGGTACACCAAATGGAAGCCAGAGGCCACAACGGGAATGATTTTGTCTCACCTTTCACAGAAGTCCTAGCATAACCACACACAGTTACTTTACATATATGGCTTACTGCTATTCTACATTCTCTTTAGAACAACTAAGTACACAAATAGTCCAAGATTACCAAAGATGCAATTAACTACTGGAAAAGCCCACCTAGGCTCTCATTCAAATTGAAACTACAAACAATAACACCTCTCTATTTCCAAGttgaatgtaaagaaaaaagttaactGTGCCTATGGAAGGCAATTAAATCTGCACAGTGCCTTTGAAAAGCTATTCGCTGTAGAGTTCAAATGGAATTATGGACAAATTCTATTGACCAGGGGAAAGTTACTGTAACTGAGCATGGAGGACAGAAGAGTAATGTGTACTAATGAAGATCAAATATACTAGAGAACAGCTGTAATTAGCACAAGTTAAACAGTTGTAATACAGTACAAGTTAAACAAGTAGCCTTATTTGTCAGGAAGCTAAAATTCATGGCATCCACATGGATGTTCTGGGGTAACATTTCTAGCAATAAAAAGCAAGTTAACAGAAGGTCAGAATTAGAATGGAGATATTCACTAACATGACTATAAACTTACCAGCATCAATCTGTTTCCTCTATAAACCACATCTTTACTTCGTTTTCTTATATAAAAACCTGACATTTTAACCATGATTAACTTATCTGTGGGttatttaatacatttcttGTTGCTATCTTTTTACATCTTAAGAAACAGTATTTAGAATGCCCCACAGCAGTATGTGAAGAAAACACTTTCTACCTTCTTAAGAATGAGAACTGCCTAGCAATTGTGTCCCCACATTTCATTTCGATTTCTTTTTACACAGGAGGCTTATACCTACCTTAAATTGTCCATATAAGGAAATCATTGAGAAGAAGAGGACAACTGCCAGAGGACCCCAGAAATCTGGATTGTCTCTCACTACCTGCCTATTAAACCCAAGAGATGGCATAGGCATCAACACGCATCGAATTTTGTAGTAAATATCCTTCAGGTCAATGTCAAGTTCCTCCCTGAAATTGGAAAGCAAGGGAGCATTACTATACATCACAGGAATGAATTAGGGCATAAAAAGTAAGGTCAAGGGCAAACAGGTTTGTAAAGCGAACCTGTCACCATAAGGCTTTCTGTAGCTGTGACCAGCAAAGGAACAGTTCATCCAGAATGAAGCAGTGCCCTACCTTCATCACACATTCAATAGCCAGTATGACACAGACATATTTCGTTATACAAAAATCAATTACATGACTGAGAGTTGCAAACATCCACAACACATCTGAGCAGTCCACATTAGGACAGCAGATCTATTTTCTGGCATGCCACACACGTGACATTCATACCATCGTAAACCAAAGTCAAAGACATGCACGCGCAGAAGTGGGACATCTGTGTGCTCCTGTGTTAAACACTTTGCCAGGAGCACACTTATTATGGAAATGTCTTGTTTCCAATTctacaagaaataaaacattcccAGTCACCACTCCTAAACCATTCAAAGCACatcagttttttgttgttgttaagtgGGATTTCACATGCTTCAGCAACAATAGTTTTCAACAGACCAGTTTACACCAATTGGTTAATCCCTGGCTTGTTTCCAGTAcgagtaaaaataaatgaaagccaATTAAACTAGCAATAAATTCTAGCAAGAGATCTTGTTCCTCTCTAATTGCCTTTTCCAGTCCCTGGCTACAAACCATCTCTAAGCAACTACAGATCAACCAGAAGAGTCTTCTGTAAGGGAGGCTCTTAGCTGGTAAGTTGTCATAATTCTCCTAACTCAAGTGGAAGGAAGCAGACTTCCCAAGCAATGGGCAATTCCTTATCATTGCTTTAGTTTATCTGCGGAACCTTGGGACAGAACTGTACCTTGGTGTTTCCCCTACACGGTTATGAATGAAGCTCTGAAGAGTTGCAAGAGACTTCAGGCAGTTATCTGCTCTACATTTAGTAACAACCCTAAAAGAGTAGGGAAAAATGTATATCATATTCTAAATCTGTTCATGAAAATTTTGTACTGGACTTTAATTTACATCTCTTTCCTTAGAAGAGCTgaagtgagaaataaaagcaagaagaCAAGATTCACTGCAATTTCTCTTTCCGAAGTGAAACACTGCTGGTTGATTCTCTCCAGGTAGTTTCAGGATCGCCATTACCAGCCTATGTCAGGGTTGTTGTTACTAACCTGTAACTAAATACTAAAAATTGTTCTTTAGCCCATTCCTTCGATTCAGGGTTGCATTAAAAGCATctatttttcctgcatttacCTAAACAGTATAtagtatttttatattccaCTCTGAAGGTTGTGTAACTGAAATACTTTCTTCCTAGAATTAATTTCTTGTCATTGCCTAAGGCTTCTCATAGTTCCTTGTGTAATAAACTGCCTTCCCCCGAAGCTGTCAGTCACCTCACCAAAGATGAGATGGTAGCTGTAACAGGAGACAAGTGCGAAGAGCAAGGCTGCccaaataagaaagaaaagcccTTGCTATTATTGAACAAAATGCTCGTGTGGTACCACCACATCAGCGAACTTGTCTTAGCTGTCTGCTGTTCTTTAAATCCATAAAAGCATTCCGACTAGAAGGCTTCATTACAGCCCGCTTCTAGGAATTATAACAGCATAAAAACTGCTGCATAAATCAGATGAAGGTTCTCTGTTAGCCAGATTATATTCCTTCTGTTTGCTACAAAATTATCAATGCCCTGGTATGTTCTTCTCACTTCCAACAACAGGCAGCTAGAACACCTAGCTGCTTTTGAATCACAAACTTGTTTTTTGTGGTATACAACATGACACAACAGAGAGCATTCACATGTTGTCACCTCAGTACAGCAGTCTATTTCATAATTAAAAGTTACAGGTTTACAGAATAGACTCAGTCACGCAGGTGTTACTCCTGCACATTTTAagttcaagtattttaaaagcagcaatttCATTAAGCTCTCCAGGCATCTGTTCTCTCCTAGCACCCTCATTTGAACTCTTCAGAGTACTTTCCTTCCCCTCCGTTTTTAAaagcatcattttcttttacacaGGAAAACATTGAGACACCAAGAATGAAACTGCTTAGGTGCAGAACACAGACTAAGAACCAGGCTGCCTGCCTCACAGAGCCATAACCTTAAGATACAAGCTGTCTTCCGACAATCATGTTTCTGTGAACAGAACAAGGGATGTAGACGTATGAAGTTTTAGGgacatttctgtctttcaacAATAATTCCTTTTAACACAGCTTTATAATATAAGATAGCATGAAAGAATATAAAGTTTATGCTGCTTTACTTCTTGCagaatagtctttttttttaaaccatgacAAGATCAACAGATAAGAGCACAAAAGCCAAGAAAGTTCTGTACTTACACTGATTAATAAAATTTGGACTTcacttctcccttcctcccctacAGTCAATAACAAGCCTTTCTTTTACAGTTGAAAAAACACcataatgaaaaacatttttattcctgcaCTGAAGAGACTCATTGCTGAAGTAATTCGTCAAACGGAATTCCAGAAGGCTGTGGGACTATTTGAGAACCTACGAGCTGTTTCTTTTACCTACACAGCTAAGAACGATAAATATCTAGAAATAATTATTACATACAGAAGCGGCTTGTTATCTTCTGGGTCATCATCTTCCACTTCCAGAAGCCAGCCGTACCCTCTCTGTCTCAGGAATGTAGTTGCAGTAGATTCTTTGATGAATTCTCCTCCAAGATTTAGCTTAACATCTGGAGTTGCTATGGACCCACTAAGATCttagagaaaaagggaaagaaaagataaatatcTTTATCTTGCTAAGAATCTGATTTCAAAAGCACTGGAAGATAAACAGATGTACGAAGCTAGATGTGCTGGTCATCaccatgaaatatttaaagttatACATTAACGTAACTTGAAAGGGTACTTCTGGTTTTGTGAGGGGTAACAATGCTGGTTTAGATGACAAAATTCTAGCGTGGAGCACTTGTTTTGGTGACACAGCGTAACGGTATGGCAACACCTTTCAATCTGTGCTTTATCATTAAGCATTTAGAAGCATAAAAAGGAGTTAACTATGAAAGTCTCATCGTGCTGAGAGTTGTGGATTTACCATTTTTTCCTGACCACACTGTCTCAGAGCCCATTCCTGCACACTGGCATTGTTTCACTCAAATTCTCTCCTTACATCCAGCTTCTCACAGAAAGAGAATATTTCCAGGTATTTTGATTTGTTGCCTGCTTTTAGCACAGGTTAAAAAATTGTAGAAAAAAGAATACTATCAGAGATCCCCACGGTCCGTTCAATAAGGAGAGATACAAGAACGCTCTTTAATACGCTATGATCTTGCTCTATCACAGCACTACccaccccccactccccccaatTTATACATGTTCTGTGTCAAAGTTTTATTTGCATTGTATTTGGTTATCTACAGATGAAGAACACAAAACAGTTAATGAAAACATATACTGAAGAAATATACtactgaggaaataaaataggACGGAATGAAAAGAGTTTAAGTATTCCATTAAGAATTCAtaaccttcctttttttttggcttaaaaacacaacacacaacaaacaagcaagccaATTATTTGTACAAACCTTGTTACAAATAAACTGAGAAGCAAAGACTCCCTTCTCACCCAAAATGTTTTGCCTCACTGAAGAAAATCTTCTTTTGCCTTATCATTGTGTGTTtttacacacaaacacacaaaatccTATGTACAAATTTCCCCAAACACCTACCTACAGCAGTTACTTCTGAAATATTCCTGCAACATGCTCAGAGAACTCAGGCTGCATTTGTGGATTATGTTTGAGACATCATCTACCTAAATGCAGCATAACTTTATAAAATCTACATTCTAACAGTGACAGGATGTCCTACAGTGTTGAGCAAGCATGTCTGAAGCGTTTACTCCACACTCAGCACCACAATTAAATTAACAGAACTCTGTCCCAAATCAGCTTGCTAGGCCATGCCAGCTTAAATTTAAGCTTCCCCATTAGTGCTTCTCA
This genomic stretch from Anser cygnoides isolate HZ-2024a breed goose chromosome 3, Taihu_goose_T2T_genome, whole genome shotgun sequence harbors:
- the YIPF4 gene encoding protein YIPF4, with amino-acid sequence MQPPGPQPPLYAPSNGDFTFVSSADAEDLSGSIATPDVKLNLGGEFIKESTATTFLRQRGYGWLLEVEDDDPEDNKPLLEELDIDLKDIYYKIRCVLMPMPSLGFNRQVVRDNPDFWGPLAVVLFFSMISLYGQFKVVSWIITIWIFGSLTIFLLARVLGGEVAYGQVLGVIGYSLLPLIVIAPVLLVVGSFEVVSTLIKLFGVFWAAYSAASLLVGEEFKTKKPLLIYPIFLLYIYFLSLYTGV